ACTATTGTTTGATGCAGGGCCACTGGCCACCCCtcactcttcctttccttccgTGTTGTTATTTTTACTCTGACTTCCGACCCCTAGCTTCCACCTCTGACCCCTCCTCTCCAGCCTTCATCTCTCCACCATTCTCTTCTACCTCTCCCTTTGCAGTGCTGTCTAATGTATGACCTGTTCTTTAGGTGTTATGAGGTCTGCATGTATCCTTCAGTAGTCCATGAATACTTGCTCTCACACAATCAGATCTCTCTGGATCTGGACACAACAGTCATGGCCCATTGAAAGCCATTTGTAGAGGAGTGAGTTGGAGACCCCACCTGCTCTCCCTGCTTGGTACTTCTCCCTTTTGTCCTTACCACCGGGATTCCCCCACTACACACACTTGACAGGCCCACCTCTGAACACTGGGCCTTCCTCTTACTGGCCTTATTTCCTTGCCTGTGACCAGTCCTGTGCCCTTATTTGTGGGTGTGTCTCACAGACATTTATGATGGGGCTGCCTCCTCCCTCCAGAGTTCACATGCACTTCACCAGCATTTCTGTTCTTACAGGTTGTTGGCATGGAGCCAAGGATGAGGAGGTACCTTCCAAGCAGTGTGTTTCTGTAAGAGTGTTACAGGTCACAACTCCAAAGCCAGCTTTGTCCACCCTGAAGGCCCAGCCTTGCAAGACGTGTAGCTCACTTTTGAAGGACGTTCTGCACCTGGCTGAGCACGATGGAACACACCCTGAGCAAGGGCTGTACACTTGTGCAGCAGAGCATGACCTGCACCAAAAGGAGCAGATTAGAGAGAAGCTCACCAGAAGTGATGAGTGGAGGCCTTCATTTGTGAACCACAGTGCTCACATGGGAGAGAGGAACTTCACATGCACACAGGGTGGCAAGGATTTTACTGCCAGCTCAGACCTTCTCCAGCAACAGGTCTTAAACAGTGGGTGGAAGCTATACAGGGATACCCAGGATGGGGAAGGCTTTCAAGGTGAACAGAATGATTTCAACTCCAGCCAAGGTGGGAAAGACTTTTGCCACCAACATAGGCTGTTTGAGCACCAAAAAACCCATAATGGAGAGAGGCCTTATGAGTTCAGTGAATGTGAGGAATTGTTTAGGTACAACTCCAACCTTATTAAATATCAGCAAAATCATGCTGGAGAAAGGCCTTATGAGGGTACTGAATATGGAAAGACCTTTATTAGAAAGTCCAACCTAGTTCAGCACCAGAAAATTCACAGTGAAGGCTTTCTTTCAAAAAGGTCTGACCCCATTGAACATCAGGAGATTCGCAGAAGACCAACACCTTATGAATGCACCCAGTGTGGGAAGGCCTTCCTTACACAGGCTGATCTGGTTGGTCACCAGAAAACCCATACTGGAGAACAGCCCTATGAATGCAACAAGTGTGGGAAATTTTTTATGTATAACTCCAAACTCATTAGACATCAGAAAGTTCACACTGGGGAGAGGCATTACGAGTGTAGCGAATGTGGGAAATTGTTTATGGACAGCTTCACACTCGGTAGACATCAGAGAGTTCACACTGGCGAAAGGCCTTTTGAATGCAGCATATGTGAAAAATTCTTTAGTCACCGCTCCACACTCAATATGCACCAGAGAGTTCATACTGGCAAAAGGCCTTATAAGTGTAgcgaatgtgggaaagcctttagccTCAAACATAATGTTGTTCAGCATCTGAAAATTCACACTGGAGAACGGCCTTATGAGTGCACTGAATGTGAAAAGGCCTTTGTTAGAAAGTCCCACCTAATTCAGCACCAGAAAATCCACACTGATGCATTTTCAAAAAGGTCTGACCTCATTCAACACAAGAAGATTGACATCAGGCCAAGGCCTTATGCATGTAGtgaatgtgggaaggccttccTTACACAGGCTCATCTGGTTGGTCACCAGAAAATCCATACTGGAGAACGGCCTTATGAATTCACTCAATGTGCGAAGGCCTTTGTTAGAAAATCCCACCTAGTTCAGCACCAGAAAATCCACACTGATGCATTTTCAAAAAGGTCTGACCTCATTCAACACGAGAGGATTGACCTCAGGCCAAGGCCTTATGTGTGTGGtgaatgtgggaaggccttccTTACACAGGCTCATCTAGATGGTCACCAGAAAATCCAGACTGAAGAATGGCCTTAtgaatgcaatgaatgtgggaaaTTCTTTTTGGACAGCTACAAACTTGTTAttcatcagagaattcacactggagaaaagccTTATAAATGCAGCAAATGTGGGAAATTCTTTGGATATCGCTGTACACTGAGTAGACATCAGAaagttcacactggagaaagacCTTATGAGTGTAGTGAATGTGGgaaattttttagagatagcTACAAACTCATTATTCATCAGAgagttcatactggagaaaagCCTTATGAATGCAGCAACTGTGGGAAGTTTCTTAGATACCGCTCTACATTCATTAAACATCATAAAGTTTGCACTGGGGAGAAGCCTCATGAGTGCAGTAAATGTAGGGAATTGTTTAGGACTAAATCAAGCCTTATTAGACATCAGCAGTCTCACACTGGAGAAAGTCCTTTTAAGTTAAGGGAATGTGGGAAAGACTTCAACAAATGTAATACTGGTCAGCGCCAAAAAACTCACACTGGAGAAAGGTCTTATGAGTGTGGTGAATGCAGCAAAGTGTTTAAATACAACTCCAGCCTCATtaaacatcagagaattcacactggaaaAAGGCCTTAGTGGAGTGAATGCAGGAAAGTCACCAAAACTGTCACCTCATTCAGCACCAAAAAGTTCACATCAGAGAAAGAAcctattaatatatgtaaatctaATGTTGAAAGAGTTCAGATGGAAATCTGCGAGGATTTCCTGCTGGGAACTACGTTAAAAACATTtatgtccaggcatggtggctcacgcctataatcccagcactttgggaggcagaggtgggtggatcacctgaggtcaggagtttgagaccatcctggccaacatggtgaagccccatctctactaaaaatacaaaaattagctgggcatggtggcgggtgcctgtaatcccagctactcaggaggctgaggcagggagaatcacttgaacctgggaggcggaggttgcagtgagctgagattgttccattgcactccagcctgggtgacagggcgagagtctgtctcaaaaagaaaaaaattataattgtggCAAATTACAGGTAACTTAAAATCTACCATCTTAACCCATATTTAACTGTActgttcagtagtgttaagtcaTTCGCATTGTTGTcaattaatatccagaatttttTCAACTTAATGAAACTAAAACATTATACCCTTTAAACCAGGGGTCCACAACCCCCAGGCTGCaaactggtaccagtctgtggcctgttaggaaccgggccagCATCACTACCTGAGcttcacctcctgtcagatcagcagcattagattctcatagcagCCTGagccctgttgtgaactgtgcctgtgagggatctaggttgtgtgctccttatgagaatctaactaatacctgatgatctgaggtggaacagttttattCTGAAACTATCCACCCCCTCCTCCGTGGATGCGTGGAAAAATTggcttccatgaaaccagtccctggtgccaaaaggttggggaccgctgcttTAAACCACTCCTCTTCCTCATCCCCTACTCCAACCAGCCCCTGACAACTACTACGGTATGAATTTTACTATAAATATATGAGGAAACTTAAGTTTTAGTCTTTTGTGACTTATTTTGAGGCTTATGTCCcttaatgtcttcaaggtttgtCCATGTTATGGCATAGCTtatgattttcatcttttttaaaggctgaataaaatCCCATTGTAGTCATGTGTCGCCTAACAAGAGGACTGTGTTCTGAGTAATCATCTtaaggtgattttgtcattgtgtgaacgaagagtgtacttacacaaatctgAAGGGCACAGCCTATTACGcacctaggctatatgatatGGTCCATTGCGCCTCAGATATAAACCTTAACAGCATGTTACAGTATTGAATATTGTAAGTAATTGAAACACAATGATAAGTAaatgtgtatctaaatatatctaagtTTAC
This portion of the Pongo abelii isolate AG06213 chromosome 20, NHGRI_mPonAbe1-v2.0_pri, whole genome shotgun sequence genome encodes:
- the ZNF749 gene encoding zinc finger protein 749 isoform X2; this translates as MVFEDVAIYFSQEEWGILNDAQRHLHSNVMLENFALLSSVGCWHGAKDEEVPSKQCVSVRVLQVTTPKPALSTLKAQPCKTCSSLLKDVLHLAEHDGTHPEQGLYTCAAEHDLHQKEQIREKLTRSDEWRPSFVNHSAHMGERNFTCTQGGKDFTASSDLLQQQVLNSGWKLYRDTQDGEGFQGEQNDFNSSQGGKDFCHQHRLFEHQKTHNGERPYEFSECEELFRYNSNLIKYQQNHAGERPYEGTEYGKTFIRKSNLVQHQKIHSEGFLSKRSDPIEHQEIRRRPTPYECTQCGKAFLTQADLVGHQKTHTGEQPYECNKCGKFFMYNSKLIRHQKVHTGERHYECSECGKLFMDSFTLGRHQRVHTGERPFECSICEKFFSHRSTLNMHQRVHTGKRPYKCSECGKAFSLKHNVVQHLKIHTGERPYECTECEKAFVRKSHLIQHQKIHTDAFSKRSDLIQHKKIDIRPRPYACSECGKAFLTQAHLVGHQKIHTGERPYEFTQCAKAFVRKSHLVQHQKIHTDAFSKRSDLIQHERIDLRPRPYVCGECGKAFLTQAHLDGHQKIQTEEWPYECNECGKFFLDSYKLVIHQRIHTGEKPYKCSKCGKFFGYRCTLSRHQKVHTGERPYECSECGKFFRDSYKLIIHQRVHTGEKPYECSNCGKFLRYRSTFIKHHKVCTGEKPHECSKCRELFRTKSSLIRHQQSHTGESPFKLRECGKDFNKCNTGQRQKTHTGERSYECGECSKVFKYNSSLIKHQRIHTGKRP
- the ZNF749 gene encoding zinc finger protein 749 isoform X1, translating into MNLIEDCMVFEDVAIYFSQEEWGILNDAQRHLHSNVMLENFALLSSVGCWHGAKDEEVPSKQCVSVRVLQVTTPKPALSTLKAQPCKTCSSLLKDVLHLAEHDGTHPEQGLYTCAAEHDLHQKEQIREKLTRSDEWRPSFVNHSAHMGERNFTCTQGGKDFTASSDLLQQQVLNSGWKLYRDTQDGEGFQGEQNDFNSSQGGKDFCHQHRLFEHQKTHNGERPYEFSECEELFRYNSNLIKYQQNHAGERPYEGTEYGKTFIRKSNLVQHQKIHSEGFLSKRSDPIEHQEIRRRPTPYECTQCGKAFLTQADLVGHQKTHTGEQPYECNKCGKFFMYNSKLIRHQKVHTGERHYECSECGKLFMDSFTLGRHQRVHTGERPFECSICEKFFSHRSTLNMHQRVHTGKRPYKCSECGKAFSLKHNVVQHLKIHTGERPYECTECEKAFVRKSHLIQHQKIHTDAFSKRSDLIQHKKIDIRPRPYACSECGKAFLTQAHLVGHQKIHTGERPYEFTQCAKAFVRKSHLVQHQKIHTDAFSKRSDLIQHERIDLRPRPYVCGECGKAFLTQAHLDGHQKIQTEEWPYECNECGKFFLDSYKLVIHQRIHTGEKPYKCSKCGKFFGYRCTLSRHQKVHTGERPYECSECGKFFRDSYKLIIHQRVHTGEKPYECSNCGKFLRYRSTFIKHHKVCTGEKPHECSKCRELFRTKSSLIRHQQSHTGESPFKLRECGKDFNKCNTGQRQKTHTGERSYECGECSKVFKYNSSLIKHQRIHTGKRP